In Quercus lobata isolate SW786 chromosome 12, ValleyOak3.0 Primary Assembly, whole genome shotgun sequence, a genomic segment contains:
- the LOC115970248 gene encoding uncharacterized protein LOC115970248 produces MVKKLGGKIVEVFSDSRLVVGQFKGELEARDHRMQGYLGKARQLQSGFESFSIQQVSRSKNTHADSLETIATSFEQGLPWVILVEDLLRLAELEMVRVGVHQIWVGPNWMDPIVAFLKEGTMPPEKGKAEKIPRKASRFLLSEEQKLYKCPFSRPYLLYVHPKAVEPLLEELFALSIHQPEGMLNPLSNLWPFAQWGLDIVGPFPRAVGNQRWLLVGIDYFTKWVEAEPLSYIRDVDAKKFVWKNIVEVVNKVIVSGLKKRLNEAKGRWVEELPHVLWTYQTIPRRSTGETPFSMTYGSKAVILLETGFLTLRTSLFALDNNDQLLRKSLDLIDEQRELAMVQLAHYQQKLKQGYNMGVKVRPLAPGDLVLRKVVGTAKNLSWGKLGPNWEGPYRITSVAGIRAYFLEDLNENNIPRPWNVNNFQRYYY; encoded by the exons ATGGTGAAGAAGTTGGGTGGAAAAATTGTTGAGGTCTTTTCAGATTCGAGGTTAGTTGTCGGGCAATTTAAAGGTGAGCTGGAGGCCAGGGACCATAGGATGCAGGGATATCTTGGTAAAGCTCGGCAACTACAATCTGGTTTTGAATCTTTCTCCATACAGCAGGTCTCGAGGAGTAAGAATACTCATGCAGACTCTTTGGAAACTATAGCAACCTCTTTTGAGCAGGGCCTTCCTTGGGTCATCCTCGTCGAGGATTTATTGAGGCTTGCTGAGCTGGAAATGGTGAGGGTCGGAGTTCACCAGATATGGGTTGGTCCCAAttggatggatcccatagtTGCATTCCTGAAAGAGGGAACAATGCCTCCTGAGAAAGGAAAGGCGGAGAAAATACCAAGAAAAGCTTCCCGTTTCTTGCTATCCGAGGAACAAAAATTGTATAAGTGCCCTTTTTCAAGGCCATATTTACTCTATGTTCATCCCAAGGCAGTGGAGCCACTTTTAGAAGAACT ATTTGCCCTAAGTATCCATCAGCCTGAGGGCATGCTAAATCCTCTTTCTAATTtgtggccatttgcacaatggggttTGGATATTGTAGGGCCATTTCCTAGAGCAGTGGGAAACCAAAGATGGCTTCTTGTCGGaattgattacttcacaaagtgggtcgaGGCTGAGCCGTTATCTTATATCAGAGATGTTGATGcaaagaagtttgtctggaagaataTT GTGGAAGTAGTTAATAAGGTTATAGTTAGTGGGCTCAAGAAGAGATTAAATGAAGCTAAGGGTAGATGGGTTGAAGAGCTCCCACACGTTCTTTGGACATATCAGACAATTCCTCGACGTTCAACTGGGGAAACACCgttttccatgacctatggtTCCAAGGCCGTGATCCTTTTGGAGACAGGGTTTCTGACATTAAGGACAAGCTTATTCGCTCTTGACAACAATGATCAATTACTACGGAAGAGTTTGGATTTAATTGATGAACAGAGAGAACTGGCCATGGTCCAGTTGGCACACTACCAGCAAAAGCTTAAGCAAGGGTACAATATGGGGGTGAAGGTCAGACCATTAGCACCGGGGGATTTAGTGTTGAGAAAGGTGGTAGGAACTGCAAAGAACCTATCTTGGGGAAAACTAGGACCTAACTGGGAAGGGCCGTACCGCATCACTTCGGTGGCCGGAATAAGAGCTTATTTTTTGgaagatttaaatgaaaataatatacCACGTccctggaatgtaaataactttcaaaggtactattattaa